The DNA sequence TGATGAATAGAACAACAGTGCCTCATTTGTGAACGGGCACGATCAATAGAGCTTCAAAAGAAACGGATTATACCGCGGCGGGCACTTTTAAGGTTATGGAAAAGTATATACCTAGGCTGAACAATCGACAGGTCATGTAGGTCGACTTCAGACCTTTCGAGGGCTGTATATGAACGAATGCTTTCGAGTCGTTCGTGGGTGCATGAGCAGAGTTGGGAATAACCGCGATGCTTCAGGGGAGCAGATTTGGACAAGCGGTCATCTTCGGAGTCCACCTCCTCCAACTCCATAATGAGTTTCCACCCCAAGGATTTTGCGTGGGGATTGGCTTCGGAATAAGACGCCTGAGCCGAACCTATCGGAGAAAGCTCATTTGTGCTGTTCCATAAATCAACGGAGTATGGCAACAGGCTTGCCAACATAATCAGAAGAGCCATGAAGACGGTTCCGATCGTGTGTAGTTGCCTAAAAGCTGCAGCCAACATCACCTGAGTCCTGAATTGAAAAAGTGGCGCAAAGGTAAGCTTATACAAGCGAATAAGGGTAAATATGGTGCTGTAAATCGCTAATTACCAGTGGACAGCTTTATTCTCAAGTTCTCTAGCATGGTTCGGGTCATCTTGTCCAGGTCGAACTCGTGCTTCCACCCCCAATGCTCGCGAGCGGGGGAGTCGTCGATGCTCGAAGGCCAACTGTTCGCGATAGCCTGTCGGAAATCGAGCTCATAATCGATCTCAAAGCCCGGGACTTCCTTGGCTACGGCTGCCGCGATCTCTTCGGGTGCAAAGGTGATGGCTGCCAAATTATAACTTGAGCGGATCTTAACGTCCTCGGCCGGAGCTTTCATGAGTTCTATGGTGGCCCGTATGGCATCGTCCATGTACATCATGGGCAGGCGGCTGCCCTCTCCGAGGAAAGAGGTGTACGAGCCCTTTTCCAGGGCATCGTAATAGATCTCAACCGCGTAGTCCGTGGTTCCACCGCCGGGCTTTGACTTCCAAGAAATGATACCCGGGTACCGAATGCTTCGTACATCGACTCCGTAGCGATCGTGGTAATACTGACACCACCGTTCGCCGGCGAGCTTTGAAATTCCATAAACGGTTGAAGGCTCGCATACCGTTACCTGAGGTGTCTGCTCCTTGGGGGTCGTAGGGCCGAATACGGCGATACTAGAAGGCCAATAGACTTTTTGGATCTTCCCTTCACGAGCGAGTTCCAATACGTTCAACAGGCCCGTCATGTTGAGGTGCCAGGCGTATTGAGGTTTCTGTTCGGCCGTTCCGCTGAGTAGGGCGGCCATTTGATAAACGGTATCGATCTCGTGTCGCTCGATGATTTCTTCGAGACGCATAAGGTCGGTAATGTCCATGGGAGCAAATGGGCCCGAGGCCATGATCTCGTCCGAGGCCGGACGAATATCTCCGGCAACGACGTTTTCGTTACCGCACTCTTTTCGCAACTCCATGACGAGCTCTGTGCCTATTTGTCCGGCCGCGCCCACCACCAGTATATTCTTGCTCATAGGGTGTATTGTGTAGTGTCGTGCTAAGATATATGATATCCGTCAGTTCACAGCAC is a window from the Flavobacteriales bacterium genome containing:
- a CDS encoding NAD-dependent epimerase/dehydratase family protein; translated protein: MSKNILVVGAAGQIGTELVMELRKECGNENVVAGDIRPASDEIMASGPFAPMDITDLMRLEEIIERHEIDTVYQMAALLSGTAEQKPQYAWHLNMTGLLNVLELAREGKIQKVYWPSSIAVFGPTTPKEQTPQVTVCEPSTVYGISKLAGERWCQYYHDRYGVDVRSIRYPGIISWKSKPGGGTTDYAVEIYYDALEKGSYTSFLGEGSRLPMMYMDDAIRATIELMKAPAEDVKIRSSYNLAAITFAPEEIAAAVAKEVPGFEIDYELDFRQAIANSWPSSIDDSPAREHWGWKHEFDLDKMTRTMLENLRIKLSTGN